From Elusimicrobiota bacterium, the proteins below share one genomic window:
- a CDS encoding efflux RND transporter permease subunit → MSLSDNSIKNPVFAWMLFIGIVVFGLIAFMRLGVSQLPDVDFPVLSVSTTWEGAAPEVIETEVVDPMEDGIMGIQGVQEVMSTCRQGSADITIQFDLSKDIDVALQEVQSNLARVQRTLPRDIDPPIIRKSNPEDQPIIWLTLSGDRPLKFLMQYINDYLKNQFTTVPGVGEVMLGGYVNPSLRVWMNADKMARNELTVEDVVSAIQTEHAEVPAGYIDTGKNEVNVRVMGEAATTEEFSSIVIPGRQGSGALWRKFTIGNVATVEDGLDNIRRISRTMDTTAVGLGIKKQRGTNAVEVAAAVKKRMAQIQKYLPEGLKLKIRFDTTTFVSDSIHDMTFVMILSVILTSLVCWLFLGSFSSALNVFLTIPMSICGTLFVIYIFGFTLNTFTLLGLSLVIGIVVDDAIMMLENIARHREEGENKIHAAVTGSREITFAAIAASVAILAIFIPVIFMQGVIGKYFLQFGITISVAVAISLLAALTLTPMFCSQFLKIGHTTGFGKGMDKFMHDLKDRYAAFLSLCLENRWKVVIGSFGIFALSLLLFGVIKKEFVPAQDQGLLMARLYTKVGSSIEFTDAVTKEAEKVIMKHGEVDSYFSNVGGDVVNNAGIMLTLKPKGKRPIDPKKHRPLTQQELMPVLRKELRAIPGIDKVSLQDPSLMGFSGRRGYPVEFTLNGPDWDKLAELGDQMKDAMNKTGLMTDIDSDYQIGMPEARVVPNRKKAAERGVSISVIGDTINSLIGGIRVGKYTKGAHRYDIRVQLVSSDMSRVQDINKIWVRNNRGQVVKLTDVVSIAEKPSLLSITRDNRERAIRMFANVSPGKSQGEAINAVQKLGKQILPDGYKVMLSGSAQTYSDSFKSLYFALIIGIFVAYMVLGTQFNSFVHPVTVLIALPFSISGAVIALLLTHQSLNIYSAIGIILLMGIVKKNSILLVDFTNKRRTLGMGLKEALLNACPLRLRPILMTSVSTVAAAIPPALALGPGSETRVPMAVVVIGGVTLSTLLTLFVVPCFYSIISRFESRRHVKDVHDAMEELAGKK, encoded by the coding sequence ATGTCTTTATCGGATAACTCAATAAAAAATCCCGTATTCGCCTGGATGCTTTTTATAGGCATCGTCGTATTCGGGCTTATAGCTTTCATGAGGCTCGGTGTGAGCCAGCTGCCCGACGTGGATTTCCCGGTACTTTCCGTTTCAACGACCTGGGAGGGCGCTGCTCCGGAGGTCATTGAAACGGAGGTCGTAGATCCGATGGAAGACGGCATCATGGGTATCCAGGGTGTCCAGGAAGTTATGTCAACCTGCAGACAGGGGTCGGCGGACATCACTATACAGTTCGACCTCAGCAAAGACATCGACGTCGCGCTTCAGGAAGTCCAGAGCAACCTCGCTCGTGTGCAAAGAACACTTCCCAGAGATATAGATCCGCCCATAATCCGGAAGAGCAACCCCGAAGACCAGCCGATAATCTGGTTGACTTTGTCGGGTGACCGGCCTCTCAAATTTCTTATGCAATATATAAATGACTACCTGAAAAACCAGTTTACCACGGTGCCCGGCGTGGGAGAAGTCATGCTTGGCGGCTACGTGAATCCGAGCCTTCGGGTATGGATGAACGCCGATAAAATGGCCAGGAACGAACTGACTGTTGAAGACGTGGTCTCGGCGATACAGACCGAACATGCCGAAGTTCCGGCGGGATATATAGATACGGGCAAAAACGAGGTCAATGTGCGCGTGATGGGAGAAGCTGCCACAACCGAGGAGTTCAGTTCTATCGTCATTCCCGGCAGGCAGGGGTCCGGTGCGCTCTGGAGAAAGTTTACCATAGGCAACGTTGCCACAGTTGAAGACGGCCTGGACAATATTCGCCGGATCTCTCGGACAATGGATACTACCGCGGTAGGCCTCGGCATAAAAAAGCAGCGCGGGACCAACGCTGTTGAAGTCGCAGCCGCCGTCAAAAAACGCATGGCGCAGATACAAAAATATCTGCCCGAAGGCCTAAAACTCAAAATACGTTTTGATACAACGACGTTTGTCAGCGATTCAATACACGACATGACCTTCGTTATGATTCTTTCAGTCATTCTGACCTCGCTAGTCTGCTGGCTCTTTCTCGGGTCGTTCAGTTCCGCGCTTAATGTTTTTCTTACCATACCTATGTCTATTTGCGGCACGCTTTTCGTGATATACATATTCGGTTTCACATTGAATACATTTACCCTTCTAGGGCTATCGCTCGTTATAGGGATCGTCGTTGACGATGCCATAATGATGCTTGAAAATATTGCAAGGCACAGGGAGGAAGGCGAAAATAAAATTCACGCGGCTGTCACCGGATCGCGGGAGATAACTTTCGCTGCCATCGCCGCGAGCGTGGCGATACTTGCCATATTCATCCCCGTCATATTCATGCAGGGGGTCATAGGCAAGTATTTCCTTCAGTTTGGTATCACGATCTCAGTTGCCGTCGCTATTTCCCTGCTCGCAGCGCTTACTTTGACGCCGATGTTTTGTTCCCAGTTCCTTAAGATCGGGCACACGACCGGTTTCGGCAAGGGCATGGACAAATTCATGCACGATCTCAAGGACCGCTACGCGGCCTTTTTGTCATTATGCCTGGAGAACAGGTGGAAGGTGGTCATTGGCTCGTTCGGGATTTTTGCGTTATCGCTTTTGCTTTTTGGTGTAATTAAAAAGGAGTTTGTGCCTGCGCAGGACCAGGGCCTCCTAATGGCGAGGCTGTACACGAAAGTCGGTTCTTCAATAGAGTTCACGGATGCCGTTACAAAAGAAGCCGAGAAGGTAATAATGAAGCATGGCGAAGTGGACAGCTATTTCAGCAACGTCGGTGGGGATGTTGTAAATAACGCCGGCATAATGCTGACGCTAAAACCAAAGGGCAAGCGTCCAATTGACCCTAAAAAGCACAGGCCGCTTACCCAGCAGGAACTCATGCCGGTTCTGCGCAAAGAGCTACGGGCGATTCCCGGCATTGATAAGGTCAGTTTGCAGGACCCTTCGCTAATGGGGTTCAGCGGGAGGCGAGGCTATCCCGTGGAATTCACGCTCAACGGCCCGGACTGGGATAAACTCGCAGAGCTTGGCGATCAGATGAAAGATGCGATGAACAAAACCGGCCTTATGACCGATATAGACTCCGATTACCAGATAGGGATGCCTGAAGCGCGTGTCGTTCCCAACAGAAAAAAGGCGGCTGAACGCGGCGTAAGCATATCAGTGATAGGAGACACTATAAATTCACTTATCGGCGGCATAAGGGTCGGCAAATATACGAAAGGCGCCCACCGTTACGATATTCGTGTCCAGCTTGTTTCGTCTGATATGAGCCGGGTTCAGGACATCAACAAAATTTGGGTGAGGAACAACAGGGGACAGGTCGTCAAACTTACGGACGTAGTGTCCATTGCTGAAAAACCTTCCCTGCTTTCGATAACCCGCGATAACCGCGAACGCGCCATAAGGATGTTCGCCAATGTTTCACCCGGCAAATCGCAGGGCGAAGCGATTAATGCCGTTCAAAAACTAGGGAAACAGATCCTCCCGGACGGCTACAAAGTCATGCTCTCCGGCAGCGCCCAGACATATTCAGATTCTTTTAAAAGTTTATACTTCGCGCTGATCATAGGTATTTTCGTTGCATACATGGTGCTCGGTACCCAGTTTAACAGCTTCGTGCACCCGGTCACGGTTCTGATTGCCCTGCCGTTCAGCATTTCGGGAGCCGTTATAGCGCTGCTGCTGACTCACCAGTCGCTGAATATTTATAGCGCGATAGGCATAATTCTTTTGATGGGAATTGTCAAGAAAAATTCTATCCTGCTTGTTGATTTTACGAACAAGCGCAGGACGCTCGGGATGGGATTGAAAGAAGCGCTTCTAAACGCGTGTCCGTTGCGTCTGAGGCCGATTTTAATGACTTCTGTATCTACGGTCGCGGCGGCGATACCTCCGGCGCTCGCGTTAGGCCCCGGCTCCGAGACCCGCGTGCCGATGGCGGTGGTTGTAATCGGCGGCGTAACGCTTTCAACGCTTCTCACTCTTTTCGTTGTTCCTTGTTTTTACAGTATCATTTCCAGATTTGAGAGCAGACGTCACGTCAAAGATGTTCACGACGCAATGGAAGAACTTGCCGGTAAAAAATAA
- a CDS encoding TolC family protein, producing MKKMSKIFIAAKKTICLIFILFFSAIIALQAQEKITLMKCIEQAKAYSKALSIQSENKEQAYQRLIEVKGGMMPSVFYRYQKAYQDNVNGTVPGEFTDSKFEVTQPIFKGFTKVNSFKANRNELQRQEYLIATVNRQLLSAVANAFYTLGQHESDYKNLGETITLLQQRVDELNERVRLGKSRESEVLVVQSEIASLKAQAEQTKGDGADSLESLSYLTGIDSSKLIISDDTQDIEQAVPIDKVLESALNRSEMRALLEQIKEQNFRLAIAKGDFLPTLDLDANYYTVRSNETYANAKWDAAFSLNLPLFQGGSSLAKAREQQSLLRQLEDQRVDLQRSIRKEVQSFYRQLVSAIDQVRALKDAYDKANQSYKLQVRDYRLGLVENIDVLQSLTSLLDAKTSLDRAKIRAKSLAALLEISSETLS from the coding sequence ATGAAGAAAATGTCAAAGATATTCATTGCTGCTAAAAAAACGATTTGTCTGATATTTATTTTGTTTTTTTCAGCTATTATAGCCCTGCAAGCTCAGGAAAAAATTACCCTGATGAAGTGCATTGAGCAGGCAAAAGCTTATTCCAAGGCGCTTAGTATCCAGTCTGAAAACAAGGAGCAGGCATACCAGCGCCTTATTGAGGTGAAGGGCGGTATGATGCCAAGCGTTTTTTACCGTTATCAAAAGGCCTATCAGGACAACGTCAACGGTACTGTGCCCGGCGAATTTACAGATTCGAAATTTGAAGTAACCCAGCCCATTTTCAAAGGATTTACAAAGGTCAATTCTTTTAAAGCAAATAGGAATGAGCTTCAACGGCAAGAATACCTTATTGCCACGGTAAACCGCCAGCTGCTTTCAGCTGTTGCCAATGCATTTTATACTCTAGGCCAGCACGAGTCAGATTATAAAAACCTCGGGGAGACGATAACGCTTCTTCAGCAACGGGTTGATGAGCTGAATGAGCGGGTACGCCTTGGAAAATCCAGGGAGAGTGAAGTTCTCGTTGTACAGTCGGAGATAGCGTCCTTAAAGGCTCAGGCTGAACAAACCAAAGGCGACGGCGCAGACTCTTTGGAAAGCTTAAGCTACCTTACCGGGATAGATTCGTCAAAACTTATAATTTCAGATGACACCCAGGATATAGAACAAGCGGTCCCTATTGATAAAGTTTTGGAAAGCGCGCTCAATCGTTCGGAAATGCGCGCTCTTTTAGAGCAAATTAAAGAACAAAACTTCCGTTTAGCGATCGCCAAAGGGGATTTCCTTCCGACACTTGATCTTGATGCAAATTACTATACGGTACGAAGCAATGAAACATATGCAAACGCCAAGTGGGATGCTGCATTTTCCCTTAATTTGCCGCTTTTTCAAGGCGGGTCGTCACTGGCAAAAGCGCGGGAGCAGCAATCTCTGCTCAGACAGCTTGAAGATCAGCGGGTAGATCTTCAAAGATCAATAAGAAAAGAAGTGCAATCTTTTTATAGACAGCTTGTGTCGGCAATCGACCAGGTCCGGGCACTTAAAGACGCCTATGATAAGGCGAATCAAAGCTACAAGCTGCAGGTGAGAGACTACAGACTTGGACTGGTTGAAAATATTGATGTCCTGCAGTCGTTAACAAGCCTGCTTGACGCAAAAACTTCGCTGGACCGTGCGAAAATCAGAGCCAAATCACTCGCGGCGCTTTTGGAGATATCGTCGGAAACTCTTAGCTAG
- a CDS encoding serpin family protein has protein sequence MSEYYKKMKNRSVLIILKFAKGLVFLFAGILCAVVSYAQTPQDIRSLVKRNNSFAVKLFAKLQEGATNENIFLSPYSISTAFSIMYAGASSDTARQIAETFNFSSDTEKLCATFCSLQNNLNSIQKEKNVELSIANGIWAQRDFRFNVNFLYLVSQDYGSELALSDFRKPEIPRSEINEWVDKKTKSKIKEMIPEGVLSDQTKMVLINAIYFKGSWDKKFIKNSTKIDKFWISTSTCVDVKMMYQKNNFSYQEKEDVQVIELPYSGNDLSMIILLPKEIDGIEKIEKDLTLEKLYRFTQGLWDQEVKVFFPKFKFSSDVDLKKLLEKMGVTYAFSSLADFSLMTDDKDLFISDAIHKAFVEVDEEGTEAGASTAVVVNLTSARIEKKIPEFRADRPFLFFIKDNESGSILFLGKFMNPS, from the coding sequence ATGTCAGAATATTATAAAAAAATGAAAAATAGAAGCGTGCTTATAATTTTAAAATTTGCCAAAGGGCTGGTATTTCTTTTTGCCGGGATTCTATGCGCGGTGGTTTCATATGCCCAAACTCCGCAGGATATCAGGTCCTTAGTAAAAAGAAACAATTCCTTTGCAGTCAAACTTTTCGCCAAACTTCAAGAAGGCGCAACAAATGAAAACATTTTCTTGTCGCCTTACAGCATTTCAACGGCTTTTTCCATTATGTATGCAGGGGCAAGTTCAGATACTGCAAGACAAATAGCCGAAACATTTAATTTTAGTTCGGATACGGAAAAACTCTGCGCAACTTTTTGCTCGCTTCAAAACAACCTAAATTCAATACAGAAAGAAAAAAATGTAGAACTTTCTATTGCAAACGGCATCTGGGCTCAAAGAGATTTCAGGTTTAATGTTAATTTTCTTTATTTAGTTTCTCAAGACTACGGCTCGGAACTGGCCCTGTCCGACTTCAGGAAGCCTGAAATACCAAGGTCCGAAATTAATGAATGGGTAGACAAAAAGACTAAAAGCAAAATAAAGGAAATGATTCCTGAAGGCGTTTTAAGCGATCAGACAAAGATGGTTTTGATAAATGCAATATATTTCAAAGGCAGCTGGGATAAAAAATTCATAAAGAATTCAACAAAAATAGATAAATTCTGGATTTCAACATCAACCTGCGTTGACGTTAAAATGATGTATCAGAAAAACAATTTTTCTTACCAAGAAAAAGAAGATGTTCAAGTAATAGAACTTCCTTATTCGGGAAATGATTTATCAATGATAATACTTTTGCCCAAAGAAATAGACGGAATTGAAAAAATTGAAAAAGATCTTACATTGGAAAAGCTTTATAGGTTTACTCAAGGCCTTTGGGACCAGGAAGTAAAAGTATTCTTTCCGAAATTTAAATTTAGTTCAGACGTAGATTTAAAAAAACTTCTTGAAAAAATGGGGGTCACGTATGCTTTCAGTTCCCTAGCTGACTTTTCATTGATGACCGATGACAAAGATTTATTCATTTCCGATGCAATACATAAAGCTTTTGTGGAAGTTGACGAAGAAGGAACTGAGGCAGGAGCATCAACTGCGGTCGTTGTAAATCTTACCAGCGCAAGAATTGAAAAGAAAATACCGGAATTCAGGGCTGACCGGCCGTTTTTATTTTTTATTAAGGATAACGAGTCCGGGAGCATTTTATTTTTAGGAAAATTTATGAATCCTTCCTAA
- a CDS encoding metallophosphoesterase — protein MKILAVSDVQSQSLENVLENTPEKYSDIDCIISCGDLEADYLDFIVDRLGLRLFFVSGNHVFRDETISPDARDELWKSSQAFRQNPRPRIAGNDDIHGRAETFKDFIIVGFGGSMWYNGQENQFTEKQMQNIVNSVKSKINFIRLKDFILRRKRKDIIAISHAPAACIHDLNDLCHKGFECFKNFIKKYSPIVWLHGHVHPDGGNGKVQTSKLDGTTIVNVYGCKIIEIEGNKVSVKSHC, from the coding sequence ATGAAAATCTTAGCAGTCTCCGATGTGCAAAGCCAAAGCCTTGAAAATGTTCTTGAAAACACTCCCGAAAAATACAGCGATATTGATTGCATAATTTCCTGCGGAGACCTTGAAGCTGATTATCTTGATTTCATAGTTGACCGTTTGGGACTAAGACTTTTTTTTGTTTCGGGAAATCATGTTTTTAGAGACGAAACAATTTCACCGGATGCAAGAGATGAATTGTGGAAATCATCTCAAGCTTTCAGGCAAAACCCGCGCCCTCGTATCGCAGGAAATGATGATATTCACGGAAGAGCGGAAACATTCAAAGACTTTATTATTGTTGGTTTCGGCGGGTCAATGTGGTATAACGGCCAGGAAAACCAATTTACTGAAAAACAAATGCAAAATATTGTAAATTCCGTAAAATCAAAAATTAATTTCATTCGTTTAAAAGATTTCATCCTGCGGCGAAAAAGAAAAGATATTATTGCTATTTCACACGCGCCGGCAGCATGTATCCATGACCTGAATGATCTTTGTCACAAGGGATTTGAATGTTTTAAGAATTTTATTAAAAAGTACTCGCCGATTGTCTGGCTGCACGGGCATGTGCATCCAGATGGGGGGAACGGTAAAGTTCAAACCAGCAAATTAGACGGCACGACTATTGTTAATGTTTACGGATGTAAAATTATTGAAATAGAAGGAAATAAAGTTTCCGTAAAATCTCATTGCTAG
- a CDS encoding methylenetetrahydrofolate reductase C-terminal domain-containing protein: MIITVSKPFGKILENLKPYNKIFVIGCAACATKCQTGSEEQVKNIINKLENEGKKVTGFLVLDTPCDIRIAKKDLLKSKEANASDCLLVLSCGAGVQSVEKVIEKDLIPALDPVFVGTTERIGIYHEFCAVCGECILDKTAGICPVARCSKGLVNGPCGGVIDGKCEVDLEQDCVWALIYQKLKKKGRERDLINNVFGPRKTLKPKKVVSGKG; this comes from the coding sequence ATGATAATAACCGTATCCAAACCTTTCGGCAAGATCCTTGAAAATCTAAAACCTTACAATAAAATCTTTGTTATAGGATGTGCGGCTTGCGCGACTAAGTGCCAGACGGGAAGCGAAGAGCAAGTCAAAAATATTATTAACAAGTTAGAAAACGAAGGCAAGAAAGTAACCGGTTTTCTGGTTCTTGACACTCCTTGCGATATCCGGATAGCTAAAAAGGACTTGCTTAAATCAAAGGAAGCAAATGCTTCTGACTGCCTTCTAGTTTTGTCCTGCGGGGCGGGGGTGCAATCAGTAGAAAAAGTTATTGAAAAAGATCTTATTCCCGCTTTAGATCCCGTTTTTGTAGGCACAACCGAAAGAATCGGGATATATCATGAGTTCTGCGCTGTATGCGGTGAATGTATTCTTGATAAAACTGCCGGAATATGCCCTGTTGCGCGCTGCTCCAAGGGTTTAGTAAACGGCCCGTGCGGCGGAGTGATTGACGGTAAATGCGAAGTTGACTTGGAACAGGACTGCGTTTGGGCTTTGATTTATCAAAAGCTTAAGAAAAAAGGCAGAGAAAGAGATTTGATCAATAATGTTTTTGGGCCCAGGAAAACACTGAAACCCAAGAAAGTGGTAAGTGGTAAGGGGTAA
- the pth gene encoding aminoacyl-tRNA hydrolase yields the protein MDNIKLIIGLGNPGSSYENTRHNIGFKAVELFSNNFEGNWKNWHRQGEIFKTEQKKLLIIFKPILYMNNSGQAVKKVMDYYDIYPEQILVVVDDFSIPLGNIRLRLSGSFGGHNGLASILTSINTPNFPRLRLGIGPVQQNFDPKDFVLSKFKREEIEDVEEMLQKAVETMENVLTLGIEKAVSKIKNKAKK from the coding sequence ATGGATAACATAAAGTTAATCATTGGTTTGGGGAATCCAGGTTCATCTTATGAAAATACCCGGCATAATATAGGCTTCAAAGCCGTAGAGTTATTTTCAAATAATTTTGAAGGAAACTGGAAAAACTGGCATCGTCAGGGAGAAATATTCAAAACAGAACAAAAAAAATTACTCATCATATTCAAACCAATTCTGTATATGAATAATTCCGGCCAGGCGGTTAAAAAAGTAATGGACTACTACGACATTTATCCGGAACAAATCCTCGTGGTAGTTGATGATTTTTCAATTCCTTTGGGAAATATCCGGCTTCGCCTTTCAGGTTCATTCGGCGGACATAACGGACTCGCCTCTATTCTAACTTCCATAAACACACCTAATTTTCCTCGTCTGCGTCTCGGCATCGGGCCGGTTCAACAAAATTTTGATCCAAAAGATTTTGTGCTTTCAAAATTTAAAAGAGAAGAGATTGAGGATGTTGAAGAGATGCTTCAAAAAGCAGTTGAAACGATGGAAAATGTTTTGACGCTCGGCATTGAAAAAGCAGTTTCAAAAATAAAAAATAAAGCGAAAAAATGA
- a CDS encoding 50S ribosomal protein L25 → MKEAVLETEVRGSLKKSDLKILRSKGMVPAVFYGNKEKTQQLTVSVKNFKEIMHSGGANVLINLKLKEGSKTAIIKEVQMDIISQAPIHIDFQAISLKEKVQVSVPLHILGTAPGVKLSGGILEHLMREVVIKCLPTEIPQKIDVDVSNLQIGNAILVKDLPKTEGVEMISNLGSIIVNVVSPTVIEEKPAEEAAAEAAVPTIAEPEVISKGKKEKEGEAAAQPAPGSQGKSGTAPSKAAGPAPTKPAGPAPIKK, encoded by the coding sequence ATGAAAGAAGCAGTTTTGGAGACGGAAGTGAGAGGTTCTTTAAAAAAGAGTGATCTTAAAATACTAAGGTCAAAGGGAATGGTCCCCGCAGTTTTCTACGGAAATAAAGAAAAAACGCAGCAGTTGACAGTTTCGGTCAAAAATTTTAAAGAAATTATGCATTCCGGCGGAGCGAATGTTTTGATAAATTTGAAACTTAAAGAAGGCTCCAAAACCGCGATTATTAAAGAAGTTCAAATGGATATTATTTCCCAAGCGCCGATACACATTGATTTTCAGGCCATATCTTTAAAAGAAAAAGTTCAGGTCTCGGTTCCTCTTCATATACTCGGAACTGCGCCGGGAGTCAAGCTTTCAGGAGGAATTTTGGAGCATCTTATGCGCGAAGTTGTTATCAAATGTCTGCCGACAGAGATTCCTCAAAAGATAGATGTTGATGTGTCAAACCTTCAGATAGGAAATGCTATTTTGGTAAAAGATTTACCGAAAACAGAAGGTGTTGAAATGATATCAAATTTGGGTTCTATCATTGTCAATGTAGTTTCTCCTACGGTAATTGAAGAAAAGCCTGCTGAAGAAGCCGCAGCTGAAGCTGCCGTGCCAACTATAGCAGAACCAGAAGTTATCAGTAAAGGCAAAAAAGAGAAAGAGGGCGAAGCTGCTGCACAGCCTGCTCCGGGATCTCAAGGTAAATCCGGGACAGCTCCGTCAAAAGCAGCCGGCCCCGCTCCGACAAAACCGGCTGGTCCTGCTCCCATAAAAAAGTAG
- a CDS encoding ribose-phosphate pyrophosphokinase, with protein MELKIITGNANRPLAEAIVKKLGGKLCDAEVSHFSDGEIRVSIKENVRGADCFIIQSTCSPVNENLMELLIISDALKRSSARRITAVIPYYGYGRQDRKAESRVPITAKLVANLLVASGVSRVLSMDLHAGQIQGFFDIPVDHLYAVPVFLKYIREKKYGELVIVSPDAGGVERARAFAKHLQADLAIIDKRRPRPNEAAVMNIIGSVKGRTAIVLDDLVDTAGTLAKVAVALKQEGATRVIGAASHGVLSGDAKKRIEESPLEELIITDSIPLNGKKIDKIVVLSIAPLLAEAIKRIYKDESISELFV; from the coding sequence ATGGAACTAAAAATCATTACGGGGAATGCAAACAGGCCGCTTGCAGAAGCGATAGTAAAAAAACTTGGGGGGAAATTATGCGATGCGGAAGTATCCCATTTTAGCGACGGTGAAATAAGAGTAAGCATAAAAGAAAACGTAAGAGGCGCAGACTGTTTTATTATACAGTCAACCTGTTCTCCCGTAAATGAGAATTTAATGGAACTTCTTATTATAAGCGATGCTCTTAAGCGTTCTTCAGCAAGAAGAATTACCGCCGTAATCCCTTACTATGGTTACGGAAGGCAGGACAGAAAAGCGGAGTCAAGAGTGCCGATTACAGCTAAACTTGTGGCAAATCTTTTGGTGGCTTCGGGAGTTTCTAGGGTTCTTTCAATGGATTTGCATGCCGGGCAAATTCAGGGATTTTTTGATATACCTGTAGACCATCTTTACGCAGTTCCTGTATTTTTGAAATATATCAGAGAAAAAAAATACGGAGAGCTTGTAATCGTTTCACCTGATGCCGGCGGTGTGGAAAGGGCCAGAGCTTTTGCAAAACACTTGCAGGCGGATCTTGCAATTATAGACAAGAGAAGGCCTCGCCCAAATGAAGCGGCAGTAATGAACATTATAGGATCAGTAAAAGGACGAACTGCTATAGTTCTGGATGATTTGGTTGATACCGCGGGGACTTTGGCGAAAGTTGCCGTTGCTTTAAAACAGGAAGGAGCGACAAGAGTTATCGGAGCCGCTTCGCATGGAGTACTTTCCGGCGATGCAAAAAAAAGAATTGAAGAATCTCCTCTTGAAGAGCTTATTATTACTGATTCAATACCTTTAAACGGAAAAAAGATTGATAAGATCGTAGTTTTAAGCATAGCGCCTCTTTTAGCTGAAGCAATAAAACGCATATATAAAGACGAGTCAATTTCAGAATTATTCGTCTAA